From the Methanocaldococcus fervens AG86 genome, the window AGCTAATTTTAATAATTCTTCTTGTTTTTCTTCTGAGATATTTAAGATTTTTATTCCTAACTCTTTTGCTCTTTTGATAATTTCAATTTTCTTTCTTTTACCAACTGTTGAAGCTATTCTTGCTCCCTGTGTTTCTGGATTTAATTTTTCTAAATCTTTTACATTGTAAACTAAAACATCCTCTAATCCGCTTGGGTGTAACCCTCTTACAGCTTTAGGGCCTCTGTAACCAACTTCAACAACAGGTGGTTTTTCTTTCCACTTTAATCTCATCTTACTGTGTCTTCCTTTAGGTCTTCTCCATTTTTCTCCTAATCTTTTATGCCTGTGAGCTTCTTGCCTTATAAAGTCAGGCTTTTTTGTTTTTAATTTAAATCTTAATCTTAACAACCTGTTCATCACAACCCCCTCTTACTTAAATTTTTGTTTAGATAGCTTTTCCAGCTTTCTCTACAATGTAAATTCCATCCTGGAAGACCCTTGGATCTCTTCCTTTAATTCTTGTAGCCTG encodes:
- a CDS encoding 50S ribosomal protein L32e translates to MNRLLRLRFKLKTKKPDFIRQEAHRHKRLGEKWRRPKGRHSKMRLKWKEKPPVVEVGYRGPKAVRGLHPSGLEDVLVYNVKDLEKLNPETQGARIASTVGKRKKIEIIKRAKELGIKILNISEEKQEELLKLAEKK